The following are encoded together in the Serratia sp. UGAL515B_01 genome:
- the actP gene encoding cation/acetate symporter ActP, with translation MKRLLSISALLALPGLSQADAIGGAVERQPLNIQAIVMFLLFVGATLYITYWASKRTRSRGDYYTAGGRITGLQNGLAIAGDFMSAASFLGISALVYTSGYDGLIYSIGFLIGWPIILFLIAERLRNLGRYTFADVASYRLKQKPIRSLSACGSLVVVALYLIAQMVGAGKLIQLLFGLNYHVAVVLVGILMVLYVLFGGMLATTWVQIIKAVLLLAGASFMALMVMKTVNFDFNTLFSQAVKVHPKGEAIMSPGGLVSDPISALSLGLALMFGTAGLPHILMRFFTVNDAKEARKSVFYATGFIGYFYILTFIIGFGAILLVSANPAFKDASGALLGGNNMAAVHLANAVGGNFFLGFISAVAFATILAVVAGLTLAGASAVSHDLYACVMKDGKATERDELRVSKITVLLLGLVAIALGILFEKQNIAFMVGLAFSIAASCNFPIIIISMYWSRLTTRGAMIGGWLGLLTAVILMILGPTIWVQILGHAKPIYPYEYPALFSMLVAFIGIWFFSVTDKSLTGQQERGKFRAQFVRSQTGLGISQGSSH, from the coding sequence ATGAAGCGTTTGCTCTCAATTTCTGCATTGCTGGCTTTACCGGGTCTTAGCCAAGCAGACGCCATCGGTGGGGCAGTTGAACGCCAGCCACTGAATATTCAGGCGATCGTTATGTTTCTGCTATTTGTAGGAGCCACACTTTATATCACCTACTGGGCTTCGAAACGCACTCGCTCTCGAGGGGATTACTACACGGCCGGGGGGCGTATTACCGGGCTACAAAACGGCTTGGCGATAGCAGGCGACTTTATGTCTGCAGCATCATTCTTAGGTATCTCTGCATTGGTATATACCTCTGGCTATGATGGCTTAATCTATTCTATCGGCTTCCTGATAGGTTGGCCGATCATTTTGTTCCTGATTGCCGAACGGCTGCGCAACCTTGGACGTTATACTTTTGCCGATGTTGCTTCTTATCGGCTTAAGCAAAAACCCATTCGTAGCCTTTCGGCTTGTGGCTCTCTGGTGGTGGTCGCTTTGTATCTGATCGCACAAATGGTCGGGGCAGGTAAGCTGATCCAATTGCTGTTTGGCCTCAATTATCACGTCGCCGTGGTGCTGGTTGGGATATTAATGGTGCTGTACGTGCTTTTCGGTGGCATGTTGGCGACAACCTGGGTACAGATCATCAAAGCCGTTCTGCTATTAGCAGGCGCCAGTTTCATGGCTCTGATGGTCATGAAGACAGTAAACTTTGATTTCAATACGTTGTTTTCTCAAGCCGTTAAGGTACACCCAAAAGGGGAAGCGATTATGAGCCCTGGAGGGCTGGTATCTGACCCTATCTCTGCGCTATCACTCGGTTTGGCTTTGATGTTTGGTACGGCAGGCCTACCGCATATTCTGATGCGCTTTTTTACCGTTAACGATGCTAAAGAAGCACGCAAAAGCGTGTTCTATGCCACCGGATTTATTGGCTATTTCTATATTCTGACCTTTATTATCGGTTTCGGAGCGATCCTGCTCGTCAGTGCCAACCCGGCATTCAAGGATGCCAGCGGGGCATTATTGGGTGGAAACAACATGGCAGCAGTCCACCTGGCGAACGCCGTTGGTGGTAACTTCTTCCTTGGTTTTATCTCTGCTGTCGCTTTTGCCACCATTCTGGCCGTTGTTGCAGGGTTAACATTAGCAGGTGCTTCGGCGGTTTCTCACGACCTGTATGCCTGTGTCATGAAAGACGGTAAAGCGACTGAGCGTGATGAACTCAGAGTGTCAAAGATTACCGTATTACTCCTCGGCTTGGTGGCCATTGCTCTTGGTATCCTGTTCGAAAAACAGAATATTGCCTTTATGGTGGGGTTGGCATTCTCGATCGCGGCCAGCTGCAACTTCCCAATTATCATTATTTCCATGTACTGGTCTCGGCTGACAACACGGGGAGCAATGATTGGGGGTTGGCTAGGCCTGTTAACCGCAGTAATACTGATGATCCTGGGGCCAACCATTTGGGTACAAATACTTGGACACGCCAAACCAATTTATCCCTATGAATATCCAGCATTATTCTCAATGTTGGTCGCATTCATTGGTATCTGGTTTTTCTCAGTTACCGACAAATCCTTAACTGGGCAGCAAGAACGCGGGAAGTTCCGTGCACAATTCGTGCGTTCACAAACTGGGTTAGGCATCTCGCAAGGTAGTTCGCACTGA
- a CDS encoding DUF485 domain-containing protein, whose product MNNDIYQEIEENPRFKELVQKRSRFAWLLSLITLALYVGFIFLIAFNPHWLGTPLSKGLTITRGIPIGIGLIVTSFVLTGIYVYRANGQFDRLNAEILREVKK is encoded by the coding sequence ATGAATAACGATATTTATCAGGAGATTGAGGAAAATCCGCGTTTTAAGGAGCTGGTACAAAAACGTAGTCGTTTTGCCTGGCTACTTTCGCTGATTACATTGGCTCTTTACGTCGGTTTCATCTTTCTGATCGCTTTCAACCCGCATTGGCTGGGAACACCTCTATCTAAAGGCTTAACCATTACCCGAGGGATCCCGATCGGTATAGGGTTGATTGTGACCTCTTTTGTATTAACCGGTATTTATGTTTATCGCGCAAATGGCCAATTTGATCGTCTAAATGCAGAAATACTGCGCGAGGTGAAGAAATGA
- the acs gene encoding acetate--CoA ligase, translated as MSQPHKHAIPSAIAEHTLMDPVQYQQYYQQSVQDPEAFWGKQGKILDWIKPYTRVKNTSFDPGHISIRWFEDGTLNLSANCLDRHLAERSEQTAIIWEGDDPTQSKKVTYRQLHHDVCQFANVLKKLGINKGDVIAIYMPMVPEAAVAMLACARIGAVHSVIFGGFSPDAVAGRIIDSNTKLIITADEGLRAGRAVPLKKNVDDALKNPGVKSVNNVVVFQRTGKPGYWQEGRDLWWHELTAGVSADCPPEEMNAEDPLFILYTSGSTGKPKGVVHTTGGYLVYAATTFKYVFDYHDGDVYWCTADVGWVTGHSYLLYGPLACGAITLMFEGVPNYPGVNRLSQVVDKHQVNILYTAPTAIRALMAEGDKAIEGTKRDSLRIMGSVGEPINPEAWEWYYNKIGNGKCPIVDTWWQTETGGFMITPLPGATELKAGSATRPFFGVQPALVDNMGTPQEGACEGNLVITDSWPGQARTLFGDHERFEQTYFSTFKGMYFSGDGARRDEDGYYWITGRVDDVLNVSGHRLGTAEIESALVSHPKIAEAAVVGIPHNIKGQAIYAYITLNHGEEPTPELYAEVRHWVRKEIGPIATPDVLHWTDSLPKTRSGKIMRRILRKIASGDTSNLGDTSTLADPAVVDKLLEEKQSMNVPS; from the coding sequence ATGAGCCAACCGCATAAACATGCCATTCCTTCTGCAATTGCAGAACATACCTTGATGGATCCAGTACAATATCAACAATATTATCAACAATCTGTGCAAGACCCTGAGGCTTTTTGGGGAAAGCAGGGAAAAATTCTAGACTGGATAAAACCTTATACTCGGGTAAAGAACACTTCTTTCGATCCTGGTCATATTAGTATTCGTTGGTTTGAAGACGGTACATTGAATCTTTCAGCCAACTGCCTTGACCGACATTTGGCCGAACGCAGTGAGCAAACAGCCATTATCTGGGAAGGTGATGACCCCACTCAGTCAAAAAAAGTGACTTACAGGCAGTTGCATCATGACGTCTGCCAATTTGCTAATGTGCTGAAAAAACTTGGCATAAATAAAGGTGATGTCATTGCTATTTATATGCCAATGGTGCCCGAAGCGGCTGTTGCCATGCTGGCTTGCGCACGCATTGGTGCCGTACATTCGGTGATCTTCGGAGGATTCTCACCGGATGCCGTTGCGGGCCGTATTATCGATTCGAACACCAAACTGATCATCACTGCGGATGAAGGCCTGCGCGCTGGCCGTGCCGTACCGCTGAAAAAGAACGTAGATGATGCGTTGAAGAACCCTGGCGTAAAAAGCGTTAACAATGTGGTGGTGTTCCAGCGCACGGGGAAACCGGGTTATTGGCAGGAAGGGCGAGATCTTTGGTGGCACGAACTGACTGCAGGTGTTTCTGCTGATTGCCCGCCAGAAGAGATGAATGCAGAAGATCCGCTGTTCATTCTTTATACTTCTGGTTCGACCGGTAAACCAAAAGGCGTTGTGCATACTACCGGTGGCTATCTGGTCTACGCCGCAACAACATTCAAATATGTCTTCGACTACCACGACGGTGACGTTTATTGGTGTACTGCAGATGTAGGTTGGGTGACAGGTCACAGTTATCTGCTCTATGGCCCATTGGCATGTGGTGCCATTACGCTAATGTTCGAGGGAGTACCGAACTATCCCGGCGTGAATCGTCTATCACAGGTAGTCGATAAGCATCAGGTCAATATTCTCTATACCGCACCAACAGCTATTCGTGCCTTGATGGCTGAAGGCGACAAAGCCATTGAAGGTACCAAACGCGACTCGCTACGTATCATGGGTTCCGTAGGTGAACCAATCAACCCTGAAGCCTGGGAATGGTATTACAACAAAATAGGTAACGGTAAGTGCCCAATAGTTGACACCTGGTGGCAAACAGAAACTGGGGGGTTCATGATCACCCCATTGCCAGGTGCCACGGAACTGAAAGCAGGTTCCGCCACCCGTCCTTTCTTTGGTGTACAGCCAGCGTTAGTCGATAATATGGGAACACCACAAGAGGGGGCTTGTGAAGGTAATCTGGTCATTACGGATTCTTGGCCTGGTCAGGCTCGCACCTTGTTCGGTGACCACGAACGCTTCGAACAAACCTATTTCTCTACCTTTAAAGGCATGTATTTCAGCGGTGACGGTGCCCGCCGCGATGAGGATGGCTATTACTGGATCACCGGCCGTGTCGATGACGTACTGAACGTTTCAGGCCACCGTCTGGGTACTGCAGAAATTGAATCTGCATTAGTTTCTCACCCCAAAATTGCTGAAGCAGCCGTGGTTGGCATTCCTCATAACATCAAGGGACAGGCAATTTATGCCTATATCACTCTAAATCATGGCGAAGAGCCGACACCTGAACTTTACGCTGAAGTACGCCATTGGGTACGTAAGGAGATCGGCCCCATTGCTACACCGGATGTCCTCCACTGGACAGACTCTTTGCCAAAAACACGTTCAGGCAAAATCATGCGGCGTATTCTGCGCAAAATTGCCAGCGGAGACACCAGTAATCTGGGAGATACCTCAACGCTGGCAGATCCAGCTGTAGTCGACAAGTTGTTGGAAGAAAAGCAGTCAATGAACGTTCCATCCTAA
- the gltP gene encoding glutamate/aspartate:proton symporter GltP — MKSVKISLAWQILIALVLGIILGAVLHNQTESREWLINNVLSPAGDIFIRLIKMIVVPIVISTLIVGIAGVGDTKKLGRIGLKTIIYFEVITTIAIVVGITLANFFQPGHGIDMSVLTAVDISQYEKTTEQVQSGSHSLVATLLSLIPSNVFSAIAKGEMLPIIFFSVLFGLGLSSLPQDTKEPLLKVFKAVSESMFKVTHMIMRYAPIGVFGLISVTVANFGFASLLPLAKLVVLVYFAIAFFGLVILGAVARMCKLRIWTLIRILKEELILAFSTASSETVLPRIIEKMEAYGAPKSITSFVVPTGYSFNLDGSTLYQSIAAIFIAQLYGIELSLGQEIILVLTLMVTSKGIAGVPGVSFVVLLATLGSVGIPLEGLAFIAGVDRILDMARTALNVVGNALAVLVIAKWERQFDYEKSLAYEQEFLSGQVKPVNQS, encoded by the coding sequence ATGAAGAGTGTAAAAATCAGCCTTGCTTGGCAAATTCTGATTGCATTGGTATTGGGGATTATTTTAGGCGCTGTATTACATAATCAAACCGAGTCTCGTGAATGGTTGATTAACAATGTATTGAGCCCAGCCGGCGATATATTCATTCGTTTAATCAAGATGATTGTGGTGCCTATCGTTATTTCCACATTAATAGTGGGTATTGCCGGTGTAGGTGACACCAAGAAGTTGGGCCGCATTGGGTTAAAAACCATTATCTATTTTGAAGTTATTACCACTATTGCTATTGTTGTTGGCATCACATTGGCCAACTTTTTTCAACCAGGACACGGTATTGACATGTCGGTACTAACCGCAGTTGATATCTCACAATATGAAAAAACTACTGAGCAGGTGCAGAGCGGTTCGCATAGTCTGGTCGCAACCTTGCTTTCGTTGATTCCTTCCAATGTGTTCTCCGCGATAGCCAAAGGCGAGATGCTGCCTATTATTTTCTTCTCGGTACTTTTTGGATTAGGGCTATCCTCTCTGCCACAAGACACTAAAGAACCCTTATTGAAGGTATTCAAAGCCGTTTCTGAAAGCATGTTCAAAGTCACTCATATGATCATGCGTTATGCGCCGATCGGGGTGTTTGGCTTGATTTCTGTAACGGTGGCCAATTTTGGTTTTGCCTCACTGTTGCCGTTGGCCAAACTGGTAGTACTGGTTTACTTTGCGATCGCCTTTTTTGGCTTGGTGATACTGGGTGCCGTCGCGCGGATGTGTAAACTGCGTATCTGGACATTGATCCGTATCCTGAAAGAAGAACTCATCCTGGCTTTTTCCACTGCGAGCTCAGAAACTGTACTACCACGTATTATCGAAAAAATGGAAGCTTATGGAGCACCGAAATCCATTACCAGCTTCGTAGTGCCTACCGGCTATTCTTTCAATCTTGATGGCTCTACGTTGTATCAGAGTATCGCGGCTATTTTCATTGCCCAGTTGTACGGCATTGAGTTATCGCTGGGGCAAGAGATCATTCTGGTTCTGACTCTGATGGTCACTTCAAAAGGGATTGCAGGCGTGCCTGGCGTCTCCTTTGTAGTATTACTGGCAACGCTGGGCAGCGTGGGCATTCCATTGGAAGGTTTGGCGTTTATCGCGGGCGTTGACCGTATTCTGGATATGGCGCGCACTGCATTGAACGTGGTGGGCAACGCTTTGGCTGTACTGGTTATTGCCAAGTGGGAACGTCAGTTCGACTATGAAAAGTCATTGGCCTATGAACAAGAGTTCCTGTCTGGCCAGGTAAAACCTGTCAATCAGTCGTAA
- the glgC gene encoding glucose-1-phosphate adenylyltransferase, producing MHPIDDKHKTMLIRQLPNKAVALVLAGGRGSRLKDLTSVRAKPAVHFGGKYRIIDFALSNCLNSGIRRIGVITQYQSHTLLQHLQHGWSFLSEEMNEFVDLLPAQQRQDIDHWYSGTADAVFQNLDIIRRYRAEYVVILAGDHIYKMDYSRMLLEHVLSDAPCTVACIEVPKEDAKAFGVMAVSDTLQVKAFWEKPDDPPTIPGKPDRSLVSMGIYVFNAEFLFKLLADDHADSNSTHDFGKDILPKVTTKGQVWAHPFSISCVSSAPGAPEYWRDVGTLDSYWQANLDQAAVTPELDMYDRNWPIRTYAELLPPAKFVQDQSGSYGMMMNTLVSGGCIISGSMVVNSVLFSRVRVNSFCSLDSCVLLPDVNVGRSCRLRHCVIDRGSQIPEGMVIGENAEEDSRRFYCSENGIVLVTKDMLAKLQ from the coding sequence ATGCACCCCATTGATGATAAACACAAAACCATGCTGATCAGGCAACTCCCGAATAAAGCGGTAGCGCTGGTTCTAGCTGGAGGACGAGGTTCCCGGCTTAAAGACTTGACGTCAGTCAGGGCTAAGCCCGCCGTGCACTTTGGCGGTAAATATCGCATCATCGACTTTGCACTTTCTAACTGTCTTAACTCCGGTATTCGTCGTATTGGCGTTATTACTCAGTATCAATCGCACACATTGTTGCAGCACCTCCAGCACGGCTGGTCTTTTCTTAGCGAAGAGATGAATGAGTTTGTCGACCTGTTACCCGCACAGCAGAGACAGGATATAGATCATTGGTATAGCGGCACCGCTGACGCTGTTTTTCAGAACCTGGATATTATTCGGCGTTACCGTGCGGAGTACGTGGTGATCTTGGCGGGAGATCATATTTATAAGATGGACTACTCACGCATGCTGTTGGAGCATGTGCTCAGTGATGCCCCTTGCACTGTCGCCTGCATTGAAGTTCCTAAAGAGGACGCTAAGGCGTTCGGTGTCATGGCGGTCTCCGACACCTTGCAGGTAAAAGCATTCTGGGAAAAACCTGATGATCCGCCAACAATCCCTGGCAAACCCGATCGCAGCCTCGTTAGTATGGGGATCTACGTTTTTAACGCAGAGTTTCTTTTTAAACTGTTGGCTGATGATCATGCAGATAGCAACAGTACCCATGACTTTGGTAAAGATATTTTGCCGAAAGTAACCACAAAAGGTCAGGTATGGGCACATCCATTCTCGATTTCCTGCGTCTCTTCAGCACCGGGTGCCCCTGAATACTGGCGTGACGTCGGAACATTGGACTCTTACTGGCAAGCGAATCTGGATCAGGCTGCAGTAACGCCGGAACTGGACATGTATGATCGCAATTGGCCAATACGAACTTACGCTGAACTTCTCCCTCCTGCCAAGTTCGTTCAGGACCAATCAGGCAGTTATGGCATGATGATGAATACGCTGGTTTCTGGTGGCTGTATTATTTCCGGTTCGATGGTGGTTAATTCGGTTCTGTTCTCGCGTGTACGTGTGAATTCGTTTTGTTCACTAGATTCTTGTGTGCTTTTGCCTGATGTGAACGTCGGACGTTCTTGCCGACTGCGCCATTGTGTTATTGATAGGGGCAGCCAGATCCCAGAAGGGATGGTAATTGGCGAAAATGCGGAAGAGGATAGCCGTCGTTTTTATTGTTCTGAAAATGGGATCGTGCTGGTGACAAAAGATATGTTGGCCAAGCTGCAATAA